Below is a genomic region from Pseudomonas extremaustralis.
GGGGCGCGCCACGGTGATCGGGTTTCTCGGGGTCCTGGCGTTGCTGGTGCTGGTCAACCTGCTGTCCCTGGGGATCATGAGCCAGCCGGAATTGGCGCGGTTGCAAAATCCTTCGCTGGCGGGCGTGCTGGAGCATATCGTCGGCCGCTGGGGCGCGTTGCTGATCAGCGTCGGCCTGGCGGTCTCCCTGCTCGGCGCGCTGCTGTCCTGGGCGCTGCTCTGTGCAGAAATCCTCCACGCTACCGCCCATGACAAGACCATGCCGGCCTTTCTGAAAAAGGAAAACGCCAACCAGGTGCCGATCAACGCGCTGTGGCTGACCAACTTGATGATCCAGCTGTTTCTGGTCATCACGCTGTTTTCCCAGAGCACCTACACCACGCTGATTTACCTGGCCTCGTCGATGATCCTGGTGCCTTACCTGTGGTCGGCGGCGTATGCGGTGTTGTTGAGTGGGCGCGGTGAAACCTATGGGGGCGCCCATCGCCATCGCATTAAGGACTTGCTGGTGGGCTTGATCGCATTGAGTTATGCGGTATGGCTGCTCTACGCCGGCGGCTTGAAATACCTGCTGCTTTCGGCGCTGCTGTATGCGCCGGGTGTGATCCTGTTCGCCCTGGCCAAGCGCGAACAGGGCCAGCCGTTATTCACCCATGTGGAAAAGGGCATTTTCGGCTGCGTGATTGCGGGGGCCGGCCTGGCGGCATACGGACTGTACAGCGGCGTACTGTCTTTGTAGGAGCGAGCTTGCTCGCGAAGCTCGTTAACGATAACGCGTGCATTCTGGATGAATGCGGTGGCCTTGCGTTTTTCGCGAGCAAGCTCGCTCCTACGGGGGGAGGTCACCATTGTGGTCGGTGTGAGCCCAATTCCACCGCCGGCAAATCCCATTGCAAGGGCGTGCCGCTGATGGTCAACGGCGGTAGCAGTCGATGGGCCGGACCCCAAGGGGTGTACTCTTGCACCCGGCCTTGATCCCCTGGTTCTTCAGCGCGCAACGCTGGTTGCTCGGGCACTGGCCCGGCGTCTACCAATAATTTTGCCGTACGCGCCAAGGACAACCGCGCCGATCCGCCACGGCCGGACGTCAATCGCTCGCCTAGCGCGCGGATCGCGCTGGCCGCCATCAAATACCCGGTCGCGTGATCGAGTGCCTGCACCGGCAGCGGCACCGGTTTATCCACCTGTTTCCAGGCCATGCCCGCCTCGGCGATCCCGCTGCTCATCTGCACCAGGCTGTCGAACCCGCGACGATTGCGCCACGGGCCGCTCCAGCCATAGGCATTGAGGCTGACATCGATCAGGCCGGGGGCGAGGGTCTGCAGCTCGCTGGCGGTGTAGCCCAGGTGTTCAAGGGCATCGGCGCGGTAGCCGTGGAACAGGATGTCGGCGCCCCTGAGCAGGGTTTCGAACACTTGTCGACCTTCTGTCGTTTTCAAATCCAGGCGTGCGCAACGTTTGCCCAAGGTCATTTCCGGCACCACGCCCGGTTCGTTCCAGGTCGGCGAGTCGATGCGCAGTACCTGCGCGCCCAGCCCGGCGAGAAAACGACTGGCCACGGGGCCGGCCAGTACGCGGGTCAGGTCCAGCACCTTGATGCCCGCCAGCGGGCGCGCCACCGAACCGAGCCAGGGGCTGTCGGCGCGGGTTTCGAAGGTCTGGCGCTGTACCAAGTCCTCGGCGTTCACGGCCAGGCCTTGGGGATGTTGCTGCCAGGCCTGCCACGAACGCATCTGCGCGGCACAACCGCCTGCATCGACGATCGCCTGTTCCAGCTCGCCGGCGTTCCACGGGGCGACCTTGCTCGCCATTGCGGCGCGGTCGGCAACCTGGCCCAGTACCCGTTCGGCGGCGGCACGGTGATGGGGCGCGTTGGTGTGCAAGCGAATCCAGCCGTCGGCACAAGCATAGTCACCGGCCACTGGGTCCCACAGGGGGGGTATTTGCCAGCCCTGCGGGCGAATCGAGGATGAGAACCAAAAGGAGGCGAGGCGCCGGTCCACGCTCACACTGGGTAAGCGTCCGGTCTGCTGCAGGATCAGTTGTGCGATAGCCTGGCCGGCGGCGCCGATGCTGGCGCTGGCCAGTTCGGTTACGGCGAAGGTCGAGGGCAAGGCGCCGGCCTCAGTCACGCTCAGCGGTGTAGGCGGTAGATCGAGTGCGGCTTGGATGGAAGTCAGCAGGTCAGTCATCAAAGGCCCTCCTCATGGGACGGGCCACTATAAAAGATCCTTACACCGGCGTGACAACCCCAGGTTCCATGGGCAGATCGATCGTGGCGATAAAACCGCCATCGGCATGGTTGGCCAGGATCAGGCTGCCGCCATGGCGCTCGGCTGCACGGCGTGCGATGGCCAGGCCCAGGCCATGGCCCTGGGCCGTCTGGCCGGGGGCACGGTAGAAGGGCTCGCCCAACTGGCTGAGGTGTTCGGCTTCGACACCGGGGCCATGGTCGCGCACGCTGATCAGTATGCGTTCGCCCTGGCGACGGGCCAGCAGTTCAATGGACTGGCCCGGCGGGTTGAACCGTTGCGCGTTGCGCAGCAGGTTATCCACCGCCCGTTCGATCATGGTCGGCCAGCCCTTGAGGTGCAGGTCGGGGTCGGCGGTCAGTTGCACCACCTGGTCCGGCGCGCCGAGCTGGGCGTCCTTTTGCAGGGTCTTGAGCAGTGGCGTGAGGTCGATGTCTTCAGCGCTGGCGTTGTCGGCATCGACCCTGGCCAGCACCAGGATTTCGCTGATCAGCGCTTCCAGGCGGTCGCATTCTCGGGTCAGGCGTGGCCAGAGCCGTTCACGCTCTTCGGGGCTGGCGCGTTCGGCCAGGGCCAGGGCGATGCGCAGGCGGGCCAGGGGCGAGCGCAGTTCGTGGGACACATCCCGCAGCAACTGACGCTGGCTGCCGATCAGGCTCTGCAGGCGCGCGCCCATGCGGTTGAAATCGGTGGCGAGTACGCCGAACTCGTCGCGACGGTTGGCCAGGCGCGCCAGGCTGTTTTGCTGGTAGGTGGCCTGGCCGAGGTCATGCACGGCGCCGCGCAGGCGGCTCAAGGGGCGCGTGATGGACAGCGTGACGAACAGGCTGAACAAGGTCAGTACCACCAGGGCGATAGCCAATGCGCTCAAGGGCCATGTCAGGCTGCTGCGATGCCATTGGTCGAGTTCCGGGTGCGGAATGCGGTAGATCAACAGGTAAGTGTCGCCGGTCTTCGCGCTGGTGTATTCGGCGGTCAGGCGCCGCCAGGGCAGATGGCCTTCCTTGTTATCGTTTTGCCGGGCTTCGAAAGCGGCGGCGCGACGTGGGAAAGTCCCGCGCACCACCGGCTCGCCGCTTTCGTTCAGCACTTGCACATCAATGTGGTATTGGCGCTTGCGTTGCTGGAGCAGGTCCTGGGCGGCGTCCTCGCCTTGGGATTCGTAGAGCTGGGTCCACTCTTCGGCGAGGTTACTGAGGCCGGGGTGGCGGCTGAGAATCCAGGCGTCCTGGTTGAGCATATGCCCAAGCAGGATCGACAACCCGGCAACCAGAGCGATGGCCAGCCAGAAACTGGCCAGGATGCGCCAGAACAATGAACGCACAGGAAACCCTCAAACAGGAAAAGCCCAGTGGCAGGAAGCCACTGGGCTGGGAGCGTTAACGCGCAAGCATTATTGCGCTTTTTGTGGCTGCTGCGCTTTCCAGGCCTGGAATTCCTTCCACTCGGCGCGGCGTTGTTCTTGCTGCTTGACGATCTCGTCGAATTTCTTCTGCTGGTCAGGCTTGAGCACGGCACGGATATCGGCCTGGGTTTTCTGCTTGCCGGCGGCGATTTCATCCTGCATGGCTTTCTGCTCGGCAGCCGGGAGTTTATCCAGGTACTTTTTGACCAGCGCCTTGCGGGCTTGCCATTGGTCGCCCATCAGCTTGCCGATCTGCTGGCGCTGTTCTTTGCTCAGGTCGAGCTGGCTGAACGGGCCGCCTTTGCCGCGCGGACCGTGCTCGTCGCCGTGGCCCGGGCCTCCCATCATGTGGCCTTCAGGGCCGCCCATCGGGCCTGGGCCTTCGGGCATGGCGGCCATGGCAACGGTCGGCAGGGCAGCGGCGAACATCAGAGCGATTAGGGTCTTGCGCATGGTGATTCTCCTGTCTCTATTCCGGTAAGTCCGGATGTGAGTAGATTACGGAGATCAAGGTCAGCGGCGGTCAGGTGTGGGTAAAGCTTGGGTAAAGACGATTCTGATGAAGGCTGACAAAACCTAGCTCGCACAAAAACGAACAACGCGCAGACTCAGGCACCCCGCGCTATCGTTGGCGCTCCACGCTAGCTCAGGGGCGGGTCAGAGGCTGTAGTAGTAGCCGCGGCTGCGCAACGCCACGATCCGTGGCCGGCCATCCGGATGCGGGCCGATCTTCTTGCGCAGGTTACTGACGTGCATGTCCAGGCTGCGATCGTAAAGGGTCAGCTTGCGGCCCAGGGCGATCTGCGCCAGTTCCTGTTTGTCCAGCGGCTCACCGGGCTGGCGCAACAGGGCTTCGAGCAGGCGGCTTTCGGAGACGGTGAGGGTGAATTCCTGTTGATCGATGCTGACCACGCCGCGCACCGGGCTGAAGCACAGGTCGCCCAGTTCCAACTGGGTGGATACGGCGGCGGGGTGGCTGCGGCGCAACACGGCGCGCAGGCGCGCGGTGAGCTCGCGCGGGTCGCAGGGCTTGGCCAGGTAATCGTCGGCACCCAATTCAAGGCCGAGGATGCGGTCCAACGGTTCGCCGCGGGCCGACAGCATCAGCACTGGCAGTTCCGGGTGGTCGTTGCGCAATTGCTTGAGCAGCTCAAGGCCACTGCCATCGGGCAGCATCACATCGAGCACCACGGCCGCCGGGGCGCTGTCGGCCAAGGCTTTGCGGGCGCTCAAGCCATCATGGCAGGCGTGCACCTGGAAGCCTTCCTGGCTCAACCAACTGGTCAGCAGCTCACAGAGCTCCTGGTCATCATCTATCAGTAACAGCTCGCTCATGACTCACTCAATTTAGCCATTGTCGACGGCGACGGTGCCCACCGCTGGCGAAGATCCCGCACAGCAAGGCGATCAGTGCGACGGCCCCGCCGGTGACGAACCACTGTTGTTGCTCGGTCAGCCATCGGGTCAAGGCGCCGCCCTGTGTTTCTTTGAGTTGCTGGGCCAGACGTTGGTTCTCTTGGCGAAGGCGACTCAATTGGGCGCTTTCGCGGGTAGCATCCGCACTCTGCAGTTGCTTGCTCAGTTCTTCACGCTGCCGCTCGCTTTCTTTCAAGCGTTGCTGCAACTCGGTGATCTGGGCGCCGGCGCTCAAGGACAGGGGCGTGGAGCTGCCGGTGCTTGAGGTTTCTTCAGCGTGGGCCGTAGCCCCGATCATTAACACTGCCAACAGACACAACTGACTTAAGCGCATCGGAACTCCTGATTCCACACGAATATTCAGAATGTTGTCGGCAGGTTACCGGGAATAATGAGCCATTAGGAGTGCGCCGAACGTAATAGGTTCGGCGCGACCGCGATCAAGGCAGGACTTGCTTGAACGGTTTGATCACGACATCCGCATACACGCCGGCCGCCACATAGGGATCAGCCTTGGCCCAGGCCTGTGCGTCGGCCAGGGAAGCGAATTCGGCGACGATCAGGCTGCCGGTGAATCCGGCGTCGCCCGGGTCGTTGCTGTCGATCGCTGGATGCGGGCCGGCCAGGACCATGCGGCCCTCGGCTTGCAGCGTCTTCAGGCGCTCGACATGGGCTGGGCGCGCGGAGAGGCGTTTTTCCAGGGAGTTGGCAACATCGGTGGCAATGATGGCGTAGAGCATGTCAGTCCTCGGTTTTCGGCGTGGTAGGGTCGGTGTCATGCAGGTGACGCGACAGGTAGATGCCCTGGCCGACCAGGAACAGTACGGTCATGCCCAGGCTACCGAAGACCTTGAAGTCGACCCAGTAGTCCTGGAAGGTAAAGGCCACGAACAGGTTGGCGGCGCCGCAGAACAGGAAAAACACGATCCAGGCCACGTTCAAACGCGTCCAGACCGGCTCCGGCAGGGTCAGCGCGTGGCCCATGATCCGCTTGATCAGCAGGCGATCACCGATGAAGTGACTGCCGATGAACGCCAGGGCGAACAGCCAGTTCACCACCGGTGCTTTCCATTTAAGGAAGGTTTCGCTGTGAAACGCCAGCGTCAGGCTGCCGAACACCAGGCAGGCGACCAGGGTCAGCCATTGGCTTTTTTCCAGTTTGCGCTGGGAGATGAAGATGGTCCCGTAGACCACCACGGAGCTGATGATCAGCACGGCAGTGGCGCTGTAGATGCCGCCGAAGGTCAGTTCGTGGCCGGCGAGGTCGATGACCCTGGGGTCGAGTTTGTAAACGATGAAAAACAGCAACAGCGGGATGAAGTCGATGAATTGTTTCACAGTAAGAGCCAGAAGCTGGATGTGGCGGCATAATAACAAACATCCTTGGTAGCGAAAGCGCCAGCTGACTTGAGGTTACACACTTCCGTGAATGTTGATTTGCACTGCCACAGCACGGCCTCCGACGGCGCCCTGGCGCCCGCGGTTCTGGTTGCGCGTGCGTTTGAAAAAGGCGTGCGAGTCCTTTCGTTGACCGACCACGACACCCTCGAAGGCCTCGACGAGGCCCGTGAAGCCGCCGAGGCGTTGGGTATGCAACTGGTCAACGGGGTGGAATTGTCCTGCACCTGGGGCGGCGCCACCATTCACGTGCTGGGTTATGGGTTCGATCAACACGCCGCGCCGCTGGTGGAGGCCGTCGCCCAATTGCGCGACGGTCGCTGGCTGCGCTCCGAAGAAATAGGTCGCAAGCTCAGTCTTAAAGGCATGTCCAACGCCCTCGACGGCGCCCGCGCGATTCAGCAGGAACTGGGCGACAGCGGCAACGCGCCGGCCCGGCCGCATTTCGCCGACTGGATGGTGCGTGAAGGGTTTGTCAAAGACCGCGCCGAAGCCTTTCGCAAATGGCTGGGTGCCGGCAAGCTGGGTGACGTCAAGCAGCACTGGCCGACCCTGGAAGACACCGTCGAGACTCTGCGGTCCTCCGGGGCCTGGGTCAGCCTGGCACATCCCTGGCATTACGATTTCACCCGCAGCAAGCGTCGCAAGCTGATTGGCGACTATATTGAGGCAGGTGGCCACGCGATCGAAGTGGTCAACGGGCATCAACCCGCCGAACAGGTCGGCAGCCTGGCGATTCTTGCCCGCGAATTTGGTCTGCTGGTCAGTGCCGGCAGTGACTTTCATGGCCCTGGCGGCTGGTCCGAGATCGGCGAATATCGCCCGGTGCCGGAAGACTTGCCGCTCTTGTGGGGGCGATTCAAGCATGACCCCATTATTGCCACCGTCTGAACAGGTAGAGCACGTGAGTCAATTCTTCCAGATTCATCCGGAAAACCCCCAGCCACGCCTGATCAAACAGGCCGTGGAGATCATTCGCGCCGGTGGCGTGGTGATCTATCCGACTGATTCGTCCTACGCCATCGGTTGTCAGATCGGTGACAAGAGCGCGGTGGAGCGTGTCAGACGCCTGCGTCAGTTGGACGACAAGCACAACTTCGCGCTGATCTGCAGCGATTTGTCCCAACTGGGGCTGTTCGCCAAGGTCGACACCGGCACGTTCCGCCTGCTCAAGGCCCACACGCCGGGGCCGTACACGTTTATTCTCAACGCCACCCGCGAAGTGCCGCGCCTGTTGCTGCACCCGAAGAAGCGCACCATCGGCCTGCGCGTACCGGAACATCCGATCGCCCTGGCGCTGCTGGCCGAGTTGGGTGAGCCGCTGATGAGCGTGTCGCTGATCATGCCCGGCGCCACCGAACCACTGGAAGACCCCAGCGAAATGCGCCAACTGCTGGAAAAACATGTCGACCTGATAATTGATGGCGGTTTCGGTGGCGGCAAGGCCTCCACCGTGATCAACCTGGCCGACGGCAAGCCCGAGGTGATCCGTGTCGGCTGCGGCGACCCCGCGCCGTTTATGGCCGAGGCCTGAATGTCCGCCGTGGAAACCGTCGACAGCCAGGCCGGCGCCCAGCAGGAACTGCCGTTTGCCATGGTGTATGGCCAGGCGGTCATGGAAATGCCGCTGGACCTGTACATCCCGCCGGACGCGCTGGAAGTGTTCCTTGAGGCCTTCGAAGGTCCGCTGGACTTGCTGCTGTACTTGATCCGCAAGCAGAACATCAACATCCTCGACATCCCGGTGGCGGAAATCACCCGTCAATACATGGGCTATGTCGAGTTGATGCAGTCCGTGCGCCTGGAACTGGCCGCCGAGTACCTGGTGATGGCCGCCATGCTTGCCGAGATCAAGTCGCGCATGCTGCTGCCGCGCTCGGAGACGGTCGAGGCCGAAGAAGACGACCCGCGTGCCGAACTGATCCGCCGCCTGCAGGAATACGAGCGTTTCAAGGCCGCCGCCGAAGGCATCGACGGTTTGAGCCGCGTGGGCCGTGACGTGGTAGTGCCCAAGCTCGACGCCCCCGAGGCTCGGGCGCGCAAGTTGTTGCCAGACGTGAGCCTGGAAGAGCTGCTGATGTCCATGGCCGAGGTGCTGCGCCGTGGCGACATGTTTGAACACCACCAGGTCAGCCGCGAGGCGTTGTCCACCCGCGAACGCATGAGCGATGTACTCGAACGCCTCAAGGGCGGCGGGTTCGTGCCGTTTGTCGAGCTGTTCACCGCTGAAGAAGGGCGCCTGGGGGTGGTGGTGACCTTTATGGCGATCCTCGAGCTGGTCAAGGAGTCCTTGGTCGAGCTGGTGCAGAATGAGCCTTTTGCGGCTATCCACGTGCGGGCGCGAGCCGAATAAAGAGCTGAATCGATGAATCTGACTGAACCCCGCGAACTGGCGCCCTTGCTGGAGGCCTTTCTCCTGGCCTCGGGTAAACCGCAATCCCTGGAGCGCCTGTTCGAACTCTTTGAAGAAGCCGAACGTCCCGAACCGCCGGTGTTCAAGAAGGCGCTGGAAATCCTGCGCAAATCCTGCGACGGCCGCGCCTTTGAGCTGCGCGAAGTGGCGTCGGGTTATCGCCTGCAGATACGTGAGAAGTTTTCCCCATGGGTCGGCCGTTTGTGGGAAGAACGCCCACAGCGTTATTCCCGGGCGATGCTGGAGACCATGGCGCTGATCGCCTATCGCCAACCGATCACCCGCGGCGAAATCGAGGATGTGCGTGGCGTGGCGGTCAACAGCCATATCGTCAAGACGTTGCTGGAACGCGAGTGGATCCGCATCGTCGGCTACCGCGATGTGCCCGGCAAACCGGCGATGTTCGCCACCACCAAGGTGTTTCTCGACCATTTCAACCTGAAGAACCTCGACGACCTGCCACCGTTAGCCGAACTGCGGGAGATGGAAGCCGATCCGGTGCTCGACTTCGACGACGCGCCGGTCCCGGCGAGCCTGCAGGAACTGGCCGATGCCAGTGCCGAACCGGAGGAGCCGAAGGACGAAACCAGTTTCCACACCCTGTTGTTGGAACTGGACGATATGGAGCAGGGGATCAAGACCGATTTCGACGACTTGCTGCGTGATGGTGTGGCCGAACCTGAAGTCCAGGTGGATGTTGACGCCGAGCCGGAGCCCGAAGCGGAACCCGAGGAAGACATCCTCGGCGTCGCCCAAGCCCGCGAAAAACTCCTGGCCGCCGTCGCCGCCCTCGAACAGCCGCCGCTGAGCGACGAAGAAGACGAAGCCCGTGCCCTGGCCGAAGCCATCGAGGCTGAGCGCCGCCAGTTCGAAGACTGACACCCACCTTGTAGGAGCGAGCTTGCTCGCGAAAAACGTGAACGATAACGCAGCGCTTTCAGATGATCCGTGTCGCCTGTGAGTTTTTCGCGAGCAAGCTCGCTCCTACGAAATGGGTGTCACCGGTCGGCGGAAAAACCGATGACCGGGTGGTTATCGACTAGTCTCTGGTGCGCAACGCGCGTCATGCGCGTATGATTCGCGACCCTTTGCCGACCTATTCGGCCAAAGCCCCGCTTTCAACACTCTTCAGGCCATGCCTGAATCGACCCACCGGGAGGTGCTTAAGATGAACGACAAAGACCAGAACGACAGCCAGGAAATCGGCCCAGCAGGCGAAAAACTGCAAAAGGTGCTGGCGCGTATCGGCGTGGGCTCGCGCCGCGACGTCGAAGCCTGGATCACCCAGAAGCGCATCAAGGTCAACGGCGTCGAGGCCACCCTTGGCCAGCGCGTCGACCTGCACGATGCAATCACCATTGATGGCAAGGTCATCAAGCGTGAAGAGGCTGCCGAATCGGTACGCCGCGTGATCATGTACAACAAGCCCGATGGCGAGATCTGCACCCGTGACGACCCGGAAGGCCGTCCGACCGTGTTCGACAAGATGCCCAAGCCCAAAGAAGGCCGCTGGATCAACATCGGCCGTCTCGACATCAACACCACCGGCTTGCTGATGTTCACCACCGACGGTGAACTGGCCAACCGCTTGATGCACCCGTCCTACGAGATGGACCGCGAATACGCCGTGCGTGTGCGTGGCGAAGTCGACGACGAGATGATCGAGCGTCTCAAGGCCGGCGTGGTGCTGGAAGACGGCCCGGCCAAGTTCACCGACATCAAGCAGGCGCCCGGTGGCGAAGGTTTCAACCACTGGTACCACTGCGTGGTGATGGAAGGCCGCAACCGTGAAGTGCGTCGCCTTTGGGAATCCCAGGGCCTGGTGGTCAGTCGCCTCAAGCGTGTGCGTTTCGGTCCGGTGTTCTTGAACTCCGACCTGCCGATGGGCCGCTGGCGCGAAATGAGTCAGTACGAAGTCGACATCCTCAGCGCCGAAGTCGGCCTGACCCCGGTGGCGATGCCGCAGATGAACGCCAAGAGCAAAGACAAGCTCGATCGTATGCAGCGCAAATCCTCACGTCCGGTGGCCCGTACCGAACGCGTGGCACGTACCCTGCGTCCGGCACTGAATGCGCCGGCTACCGGCGGACGTATCTCCCGTGAGCCGCAGATTGAAGGCGAGCGGCGCCCGACCGCGCCATCGCGTCAGGAAGGCGAGCGTGCGCCACGCACCCCGCGCCCTGCTCGTGGTGAGGCGCCAAGCGGTGGCCGTAGCAACCGTGGTGAGGCGGAACGCCCAGCCGACAATGCCAGCACCAAGCGCCCAGCCAAGCCTGCGGCGAAAAAACGCCCGGGCCTGAAACTGGTCGCTGACGAGCCGTCGGGCAAGCGCCGTGGCGCCCCTGCAGGTTCGGGTCAGCGTCCAGGCTTTGGTCGCAAGAAGCCGCAGTGATGTTGTAAGCGCGGCACAAAAAAACGCCAACTTTCGAGTTGGCGTTTTTTTTCGGTTGGATTTGCTTCTCGCGGGCGTAGTTGGATCTTCATTCATCGAGTGAGAACGAAAAGCTATTTTTATCCCGGCTTCCTGCGGCTGTAACGCCTGCTTTCCACAATGTAATGATTAATTTACGACTGGGTCTCGGTATTGCTGGCTGAGCTCAGCCTGTAAGGAATACCTGACAGATCGTCGCACGCACCTTTTGGGTGCGGCTTCAAGCGGTCGAGCGGTGTACAATGCGCCGCGTTTTACTGTGACCCCCTTTGCGTAACTGCGCAAAAGGCCAAGACCCAGGGGTTTATTTGCCCCGATCATTCCGCCTGGCCACGAGCCGGACGGGTTCGATTTCGTCACAGATAAAAACAAACAGGTGACGCATGACCGTTAGAAAGACGCTGTACTCCTGGTGCCTGCGCTGGGGTTTGAGCGGCGCTGCTTGAGTCGGTAATTCAAGGCAGCAACCTGCAGTCAACATCCTCAAACCTTGCGTGAGACCCTTTTCATGAGTGGACCCCATTCCTCTTCAGGCGAGCTGAAACGCGGCCTGAAAAATCGGCATATCCAGTTGATCGCCCTCGGTGGCGCCATCGGTACCGGCCTGTTCCTGGGCTCGGCCGGTGTGCTCAAATCCGCCGGCCCGTCGATGATCCTGGGCTATGCCATCTGTGGCTTCATCGCCTTCCTGATCATGCGCCAGCTTGGCGAAATGATTGTC
It encodes:
- the scpB gene encoding SMC-Scp complex subunit ScpB, whose translation is MNLTEPRELAPLLEAFLLASGKPQSLERLFELFEEAERPEPPVFKKALEILRKSCDGRAFELREVASGYRLQIREKFSPWVGRLWEERPQRYSRAMLETMALIAYRQPITRGEIEDVRGVAVNSHIVKTLLEREWIRIVGYRDVPGKPAMFATTKVFLDHFNLKNLDDLPPLAELREMEADPVLDFDDAPVPASLQELADASAEPEEPKDETSFHTLLLELDDMEQGIKTDFDDLLRDGVAEPEVQVDVDAEPEPEAEPEEDILGVAQAREKLLAAVAALEQPPLSDEEDEARALAEAIEAERRQFED
- a CDS encoding YciI family protein, whose amino-acid sequence is MLYAIIATDVANSLEKRLSARPAHVERLKTLQAEGRMVLAGPHPAIDSNDPGDAGFTGSLIVAEFASLADAQAWAKADPYVAAGVYADVVIKPFKQVLP
- a CDS encoding L-threonylcarbamoyladenylate synthase; the protein is MSQFFQIHPENPQPRLIKQAVEIIRAGGVVIYPTDSSYAIGCQIGDKSAVERVRRLRQLDDKHNFALICSDLSQLGLFAKVDTGTFRLLKAHTPGPYTFILNATREVPRLLLHPKKRTIGLRVPEHPIALALLAELGEPLMSVSLIMPGATEPLEDPSEMRQLLEKHVDLIIDGGFGGGKASTVINLADGKPEVIRVGCGDPAPFMAEA
- a CDS encoding PHP domain-containing protein; translated protein: MNVDLHCHSTASDGALAPAVLVARAFEKGVRVLSLTDHDTLEGLDEAREAAEALGMQLVNGVELSCTWGGATIHVLGYGFDQHAAPLVEAVAQLRDGRWLRSEEIGRKLSLKGMSNALDGARAIQQELGDSGNAPARPHFADWMVREGFVKDRAEAFRKWLGAGKLGDVKQHWPTLEDTVETLRSSGAWVSLAHPWHYDFTRSKRRKLIGDYIEAGGHAIEVVNGHQPAEQVGSLAILAREFGLLVSAGSDFHGPGGWSEIGEYRPVPEDLPLLWGRFKHDPIIATV
- a CDS encoding sensor histidine kinase, giving the protein MRSLFWRILASFWLAIALVAGLSILLGHMLNQDAWILSRHPGLSNLAEEWTQLYESQGEDAAQDLLQQRKRQYHIDVQVLNESGEPVVRGTFPRRAAAFEARQNDNKEGHLPWRRLTAEYTSAKTGDTYLLIYRIPHPELDQWHRSSLTWPLSALAIALVVLTLFSLFVTLSITRPLSRLRGAVHDLGQATYQQNSLARLANRRDEFGVLATDFNRMGARLQSLIGSQRQLLRDVSHELRSPLARLRIALALAERASPEERERLWPRLTRECDRLEALISEILVLARVDADNASAEDIDLTPLLKTLQKDAQLGAPDQVVQLTADPDLHLKGWPTMIERAVDNLLRNAQRFNPPGQSIELLARRQGERILISVRDHGPGVEAEHLSQLGEPFYRAPGQTAQGHGLGLAIARRAAERHGGSLILANHADGGFIATIDLPMEPGVVTPV
- a CDS encoding septation protein A, producing the protein MKQFIDFIPLLLFFIVYKLDPRVIDLAGHELTFGGIYSATAVLIISSVVVYGTIFISQRKLEKSQWLTLVACLVFGSLTLAFHSETFLKWKAPVVNWLFALAFIGSHFIGDRLLIKRIMGHALTLPEPVWTRLNVAWIVFFLFCGAANLFVAFTFQDYWVDFKVFGSLGMTVLFLVGQGIYLSRHLHDTDPTTPKTED
- a CDS encoding translation initiation factor 2, coding for MRLSQLCLLAVLMIGATAHAEETSSTGSSTPLSLSAGAQITELQQRLKESERQREELSKQLQSADATRESAQLSRLRQENQRLAQQLKETQGGALTRWLTEQQQWFVTGGAVALIALLCGIFASGGHRRRRQWLN
- the arcD gene encoding arginine-ornithine antiporter translates to MSQPAQKLRLSALIALVVGSMIGGGIFSLPQNMAARAEVGAVLIGWAITAVGMLTLAFVFQTLANRKPELDAGVYAYAKAGFGDYMGFSAAWGYWISAWMGNVGYFVLLFSTLGYFFPVFGQGNTPVAIGCASMLLWAVHFLVMRGIKEAAFINQITTVAKLVPLLMFVVIAAVAFKADIFTRDIWGLGNPQFGSVVDQVRNMMLVTVFVFIGIEGASVYSARAEKRSDVGRATVIGFLGVLALLVLVNLLSLGIMSQPELARLQNPSLAGVLEHIVGRWGALLISVGLAVSLLGALLSWALLCAEILHATAHDKTMPAFLKKENANQVPINALWLTNLMIQLFLVITLFSQSTYTTLIYLASSMILVPYLWSAAYAVLLSGRGETYGGAHRHRIKDLLVGLIALSYAVWLLYAGGLKYLLLSALLYAPGVILFALAKREQGQPLFTHVEKGIFGCVIAGAGLAAYGLYSGVLSL
- a CDS encoding response regulator transcription factor yields the protein MSELLLIDDDQELCELLTSWLSQEGFQVHACHDGLSARKALADSAPAAVVLDVMLPDGSGLELLKQLRNDHPELPVLMLSARGEPLDRILGLELGADDYLAKPCDPRELTARLRAVLRRSHPAAVSTQLELGDLCFSPVRGVVSIDQQEFTLTVSESRLLEALLRQPGEPLDKQELAQIALGRKLTLYDRSLDMHVSNLRKKIGPHPDGRPRIVALRSRGYYYSL
- a CDS encoding segregation and condensation protein A, yielding MEVFLEAFEGPLDLLLYLIRKQNINILDIPVAEITRQYMGYVELMQSVRLELAAEYLVMAAMLAEIKSRMLLPRSETVEAEEDDPRAELIRRLQEYERFKAAAEGIDGLSRVGRDVVVPKLDAPEARARKLLPDVSLEELLMSMAEVLRRGDMFEHHQVSREALSTRERMSDVLERLKGGGFVPFVELFTAEEGRLGVVVTFMAILELVKESLVELVQNEPFAAIHVRARAE
- a CDS encoding CoA transferase yields the protein MTDLLTSIQAALDLPPTPLSVTEAGALPSTFAVTELASASIGAAGQAIAQLILQQTGRLPSVSVDRRLASFWFSSSIRPQGWQIPPLWDPVAGDYACADGWIRLHTNAPHHRAAAERVLGQVADRAAMASKVAPWNAGELEQAIVDAGGCAAQMRSWQAWQQHPQGLAVNAEDLVQRQTFETRADSPWLGSVARPLAGIKVLDLTRVLAGPVASRFLAGLGAQVLRIDSPTWNEPGVVPEMTLGKRCARLDLKTTEGRQVFETLLRGADILFHGYRADALEHLGYTASELQTLAPGLIDVSLNAYGWSGPWRNRRGFDSLVQMSSGIAEAGMAWKQVDKPVPLPVQALDHATGYLMAASAIRALGERLTSGRGGSARLSLARTAKLLVDAGPVPEQPALRAEEPGDQGRVQEYTPWGPAHRLLPPLTISGTPLQWDLPAVELGSHRPQW